The following is a genomic window from Spirosoma agri.
GGCCGGCAGTTGAGCCGTGATGCGAATGGCGACGGTTACGTCGATCAGTGGCTTGGCTACACGGAGGTCAAAGCGATCTGGTACGAGCGGTTGTTTAATTTTTATCCGCTTTATCTGGCCGCTTCCAACGGGGCTCCGCTGATTGCGCCGGACGCTACTGGTGATCTGCATGCCGCATTCAATAACCGCTACGCCGTTGACGTTTTCCGGTTTTTGCAGACCTTATACAAGGCTAATTATTTCGCCCGAGAACGGCTATCGGCCACCCGCGATCCGTTTCTGGCCCAACGCATTTCCACGCAGTTTACCGGCCCGTGGACAGTTGGGTTTCTTGAAAAATTTAAAGATGCCGGTTTCGACTACGACACGTACGCCATGCCCGTGCCCAATGACCATCGGGGGCCCGTTTACACATATGGTGACCCAAAAAACATCGTACTCTTCAACACCTGCCGCGACCCGCAGGCTGCCTGGGAATTCGTTAAAACATTGGTCGATAAACCCGGCGATCGACGGCTGATGGAATTGACAGGCCAGTTCCCCCGCCGAAAAAATGTCGATACCGATTCGTATTTTGCCAGTTTTCTGAGCAAGAATCCACGATTGCTGCCGTTTGCCCGGCAGACGCGCTACATTAAAGGTGTCGATAACTGCGAGGTGATCGTTGACGTATTCGACATTATTTCGCAGGAGTACGAGGCCTGTGTGCTTTTCAACAAAAAAACGCCCGAAGCCGCCATTCGCGATGCAGCCCGGGCGGTCGATGTATTACTAACG
Proteins encoded in this region:
- a CDS encoding extracellular solute-binding protein, which translates into the protein MINAWWLSRLFICVFGMLLAGCTQKPLADRSLTFWCSNNAGEIAFAKEFVQQWQQLRPNKPLRYQPIPEGQSSEEIILASVVGKTTPDIYANMWQGSVEMYAKAGVLIPLDTLKGFWEFITARCDSAVIREITSSDGHIYQVPWKVNPIMLVCNTHTISALNGAKPPYTYAGYLDAGRQLSRDANGDGYVDQWLGYTEVKAIWYERLFNFYPLYLAASNGAPLIAPDATGDLHAAFNNRYAVDVFRFLQTLYKANYFARERLSATRDPFLAQRISTQFTGPWTVGFLEKFKDAGFDYDTYAMPVPNDHRGPVYTYGDPKNIVLFNTCRDPQAAWEFVKTLVDKPGDRRLMELTGQFPRRKNVDTDSYFASFLSKNPRLLPFARQTRYIKGVDNCEVIVDVFDIISQEYEACVLFNKKTPEAAIRDAARAVDVLLTSERANE